The following coding sequences lie in one Musa acuminata AAA Group cultivar baxijiao chromosome BXJ1-8, Cavendish_Baxijiao_AAA, whole genome shotgun sequence genomic window:
- the LOC135584530 gene encoding uncharacterized protein LOC135584530 isoform X2 has product MKGSTTFPSPFFVLHLLLSLLSHDSLLVLASSDEAPLQDINLENPVLEFSSLPYAGHSCQRVRVTGMSRLNLKSYASSVRVALKVSESIPERLGGKIRVCFHWNASTSLCQCEEEEKWESLRDNQWSSVISPYDDRYIDVKILDKISTSLAVSLEEELQQWRLVCLGFGFLLLLMAPTVSNWVPFYYSSSMALGVLLVVLIILFQGMKLLPTGRKNILYFTICGSILGVGSFIAHYFSTFVNSVLVTFGLSEELHNPVSVFIVVGVILSGAALGYWIVRKFVLSEDGTVDAGIAQFVKWAMRFTGVVFILQSTLDVPLALAALAVCWNFSSLINSKKWRQAPVKNRSLWQQKARQSPYNRQAEFLSPISKKEPGRAFWGSSSPFSMSLSPYQGKSYSSSRQGRQQNKDYYSTYHNLPVRKFSKKDWDNFTRESTNTALTEWASTPDVAKWIAENAHRMRLDQGSSSGETMESSSGSSEETVLENGSGLSFFKWL; this is encoded by the exons ATGAAGGGTTCCACCACCTTTCCTTCCCCTTTTTTTGTCCTCCACCTCCTTCTCTCCCTTCTCTCTCACGACTCTCTGCTGGTCCTCGCTTCGAGCGATGAAGCGCCTCTCCAAG ACATTAATTTGGAAAATCCAGTTTTAGAATTCAGTTCATTGCCATACGCTGGACATTCATGTCAGCGGGTTCGTGTGACTGGCATGTCAAGGTTGAACCTCAAGTCATATGCCAGTTCTGTACGTGTTGCTTTGAAGGTTTCAGAATCCATTCCTGAAAGACTTGGAGGAAAGATACGAGTTTGCTTCCATTG GAATGCTTCTACTAGTTTATGTCAatgtgaggaggaggagaagtgggAATCTCTTCGAGACAACCAATGGAGTTCAGTGATATCACCCTATGATGACAGATATATTGatgttaaaattcttgataaaataTCTACTTCCTTGGCAGTTTCTCTCGAGGAAG AGCTTCAACAGTGGCGCCTGGTTTGCCTTGGTTTTGGATTTCTCTTGCTGCTCATGGCACCTACTGTCAGCAATTGGGTGCCTTTCTATTACAGCAGTTCAATGGCCTTAGGAGTTCTTCTTGTTGTTTTGATCATTCTGTTTCAG GGGATGAAGTTACTACCCACAGGCAGGAAAAACATCCTATACTTCACAATCTGTGGATCTATT CTGGGTGTTGGTTCATTTATTGCACACTACTTCTCCACATTTGTCAATTCTGTTCTTGTTACTTTTGGCTTGAGTGAAGAGTTGCATAAtcct GTTTCAGTTTTTATAGTAGTGGGAGTAATCTTGTCAGGAGCAGCTTTGGGCTACTGGATAGTGCGAAAATTTGTCCTTTCTGAAGATGGAACTGTAGATGctggcatagcacagtttgtgaaGTGGGCAATGCGTTTTACTGGGGTTGTATTTATCCTCCAG AGCACTCTTGATGTCCCTTTGGCATTGGCTGCGTTGGCTGTTTGTTGGAACTTCAGTTCTCTTATTAATTCGAAGAAGTG GCGgcaagcaccggtgaagaatcgtAGTCTATGGCAGCAAAAGGCTAGGCAGTCACCTTATAATAGGCAGGCTGAATTCTTGAGTCCTATATCTAAGAAAGAGCCCGGAAGGGCATTTTGGGGAAGCTCAAGCCCATTTTCTATGTCTCTGTCACCGTATCAAG GAAAGAGCTACTCATCCTCCAGGCAAGGGAGACAGCAGAACAAGGACTACTACTCAACCTATCATAATCTGCCAGTAAGAAAGTTCTCCAAGAAAGACTGGGATAACTTCACACGTGAGTCGACCAACACAGCCCTAACAGAATGGGCGTCGACCCCCGACGTTGCCAAATGGATTGCTGAGAATGCTCACCGCATGCGGCTTGATCAAGGCAGCAGCTCCGGGGAGACCATGGAGAGCTCATCGGGTTCATCCGAAGAAACTGTCTTGGAGAATGGGAGtgggctaagtttcttcaagtggTTATGA
- the LOC135584530 gene encoding uncharacterized protein LOC135584530 isoform X1: MKGSTTFPSPFFVLHLLLSLLSHDSLLVLASSDEAPLQDINLENPVLEFSSLPYAGHSCQRVRVTGMSRLNLKSYASSVRVALKVSESIPERLGGKIRVCFHWNASTSLCQCEEEEKWESLRDNQWSSVISPYDDRYIDVKILDKISTSLAVSLEEELQQWRLVCLGFGFLLLLMAPTVSNWVPFYYSSSMALGVLLVVLIILFQGMKLLPTGRKNILYFTICGSILGVGSFIAHYFSTFVNSVLVTFGLSEELHNPVSVFIVVGVILSGAALGYWIVRKFVLSEDGTVDAGIAQFVKWAMRFTGVVFILQSTLDVPLALAALAVCWNFSSLINSKKWRQAPVKNRSLWQQKARQSPYNRQAEFLSPISKKEPGRAFWGSSSPFSMSLSPYQAGKSYSSSRQGRQQNKDYYSTYHNLPVRKFSKKDWDNFTRESTNTALTEWASTPDVAKWIAENAHRMRLDQGSSSGETMESSSGSSEETVLENGSGLSFFKWL, translated from the exons ATGAAGGGTTCCACCACCTTTCCTTCCCCTTTTTTTGTCCTCCACCTCCTTCTCTCCCTTCTCTCTCACGACTCTCTGCTGGTCCTCGCTTCGAGCGATGAAGCGCCTCTCCAAG ACATTAATTTGGAAAATCCAGTTTTAGAATTCAGTTCATTGCCATACGCTGGACATTCATGTCAGCGGGTTCGTGTGACTGGCATGTCAAGGTTGAACCTCAAGTCATATGCCAGTTCTGTACGTGTTGCTTTGAAGGTTTCAGAATCCATTCCTGAAAGACTTGGAGGAAAGATACGAGTTTGCTTCCATTG GAATGCTTCTACTAGTTTATGTCAatgtgaggaggaggagaagtgggAATCTCTTCGAGACAACCAATGGAGTTCAGTGATATCACCCTATGATGACAGATATATTGatgttaaaattcttgataaaataTCTACTTCCTTGGCAGTTTCTCTCGAGGAAG AGCTTCAACAGTGGCGCCTGGTTTGCCTTGGTTTTGGATTTCTCTTGCTGCTCATGGCACCTACTGTCAGCAATTGGGTGCCTTTCTATTACAGCAGTTCAATGGCCTTAGGAGTTCTTCTTGTTGTTTTGATCATTCTGTTTCAG GGGATGAAGTTACTACCCACAGGCAGGAAAAACATCCTATACTTCACAATCTGTGGATCTATT CTGGGTGTTGGTTCATTTATTGCACACTACTTCTCCACATTTGTCAATTCTGTTCTTGTTACTTTTGGCTTGAGTGAAGAGTTGCATAAtcct GTTTCAGTTTTTATAGTAGTGGGAGTAATCTTGTCAGGAGCAGCTTTGGGCTACTGGATAGTGCGAAAATTTGTCCTTTCTGAAGATGGAACTGTAGATGctggcatagcacagtttgtgaaGTGGGCAATGCGTTTTACTGGGGTTGTATTTATCCTCCAG AGCACTCTTGATGTCCCTTTGGCATTGGCTGCGTTGGCTGTTTGTTGGAACTTCAGTTCTCTTATTAATTCGAAGAAGTG GCGgcaagcaccggtgaagaatcgtAGTCTATGGCAGCAAAAGGCTAGGCAGTCACCTTATAATAGGCAGGCTGAATTCTTGAGTCCTATATCTAAGAAAGAGCCCGGAAGGGCATTTTGGGGAAGCTCAAGCCCATTTTCTATGTCTCTGTCACCGTATCAAG CAGGAAAGAGCTACTCATCCTCCAGGCAAGGGAGACAGCAGAACAAGGACTACTACTCAACCTATCATAATCTGCCAGTAAGAAAGTTCTCCAAGAAAGACTGGGATAACTTCACACGTGAGTCGACCAACACAGCCCTAACAGAATGGGCGTCGACCCCCGACGTTGCCAAATGGATTGCTGAGAATGCTCACCGCATGCGGCTTGATCAAGGCAGCAGCTCCGGGGAGACCATGGAGAGCTCATCGGGTTCATCCGAAGAAACTGTCTTGGAGAATGGGAGtgggctaagtttcttcaagtggTTATGA
- the LOC103995094 gene encoding histone-lysine N-methyltransferase SUVR3 translates to MRRTRGGADLRQWAELVLPWLPPPDLAAAASTCKALSRVAKSVSSRRASDATRGLERHSIPFLDPTGDGQPYSYFLYTRFPVLALSSPAPSAQPWGGDPDKNRILDASSLAVFESPITGSGAGCGCNVCAPLAVGDYGRCPCSSPKMGSFSSSNAGNGTDLMTECGTNCSCGVECVNRLTQRGVSVKLRIIKDRNKGWGLHAAQFIHRGQFVCEYAGEFLTTEEARRRQRTYDELACGGRLHPALLVVREHLPSGKACLRVNIDATKVGNIARFVNHSCDGGNLSTVLVRNSGSLLPRLCFFAAKDVVDGEELTFSYGVADLTKQGLPCFCGSSCCVGRLPSEET, encoded by the exons ATGAGGAGAACCCGCGGGGGAGCGGACCTTCGGCAATGGGCGGAGCTCGTCCTACCGTGGCTTCCGCCGCCGGACCTAGCTGCCGCCGCCTCCACCTGTAAGGCCCTCAGCCGCGTAGCTAAATCCGTCTCCTCCCGACGCGCGTCCGATGCCACCCGCGGCCTAGAGCGCCACTCCATCCCTTTCCTCGACCCCACGGGCGATGGTCAACCCTACTCGTATTTCCTTTACACCCGATTCCCCGTCCTCGCCTTGTCCTCACCGGCTCCCTCCGCCCAGCCGTGGGGCGGAGACCCCGATAAAAATCGAATCTTGGATGCTTCTTCTCTGGCGGTCTTCGAGTCCCCGATCACGGGAAGCGGCGCCGGTTGCGGCTGCAACGTGTGCGCTCCTCTGGCAGTCGGGGATTACGGTCGCTGCCCGTGTTCGAGCCCCAAGATGGGATCTTTCTCAAGTTCCAATGCCGGAAACGGAACAGATCTGATGACAGAGTGCGGGACAAACTGTTCTTGTGGAGTTGAGTGCGTGAATCGATTGACTCAGAGAGGGGTTTCGGTTAAATTGAGGATCATTAAAGATAGGAATAAGGGTTGGGGATTGCACGCTGCTCAGTTCATCCATAGAGGGCAATTTGTTTGTGAATATGCCG GTGAGTTCTTGACGACAGAAGAAGCAAGGAGGAGGCAGCGAACTTACGATGAGCTTGCATGTGGTGGTAGGCTTCATCCTGCCCTTCTGGTTGTAAGAGAGCATCTTCCATCAGGCAAAGCATGCTTGAGAGTCAACATCGATGCTACTAAGGTGGGAAACATAGCTCGTTTCGTCAATCACTCGTGCGATGGTGGCAATCTCTCGACAGTCCTGGTCAGGAACTCTGGGTCATTGCTTCCGCGACTCTGTTTCTTTGCTGCCAAGGATGTGGTTGATGGTGAAGAACTCACCTTCAGCTACGGAGTTGCTGATCTTACAAAGCAGGGTCTACCTTGCTTCTGTGGAAGCTCCTGCTGTGTCGGCAGGCTGCCGTCAGAAGAAACATGA
- the LOC135587894 gene encoding plant cysteine oxidase 2-like, whose product MKVEASNGEEGKRVGAKRNGERLVRKQGCSRRTRRRVHAASTAIQRLFVACKSVFKGPGTVPEPADVEMLKLLLDKMRPEDVGLSTDILFFKSKSSSSGTPRITYATIHQCDNFSMCIFFLPPTAVIPLHNHPEMTVFSKLLLGSMHIKSYDWIDPDKSSISASSAKMRPAQLVVDSDFTAPCNTSILYPTTGGNIHTFTAITPCAVLDVLGPPYSKEDNRDITYYRDHPYTKYLDDATDQSGEEKHDLGWLEEIDISKDLEMDGVKYLGPPVIDG is encoded by the exons ATGAAGGTGGAGGCGAGCAATGGGGAGGAGGGAAAGCGAGTGGGGGCGAAGCGGAACGGCGAGAGGCTGGTGAGGAAGCAGGGTTGCAGCCGGAGGACCCGGCGGAGGGTGCACGCGGCCTCCACCGCCATTCAGCGGCTGTTCGTGGCCTGCAAGTCGGTATTCAAGGGCCCCGGGACCGTGCCGGAGCCCGCCGACGTCGAGATGCTGAAGCTCCTCTTAG ATAAAATGAGACCAGAAGATGTTGGGCTAAGCACGGACATACTCTtctttaagtccaaaagttcttccAGTGGAACTCCAAGGATCACATATGCCACCATACATCAATGCGACAACTTTTCG atgtgTATATTCTTCTTGCCCCCAACAGCAGTTATTCCTCTTCATAATCACCCTGAGATGACTGTTTTCAGCAAGCTACTATTGGGATCGATGCATATAAAATCATACGATTGGATCGATCCCGATAAATCAAGTATCTCCGCATCCTCAGCTAAAA TGAGGCCGGCACAGCTGGTGGTCGATTCCGATTTCACTGCACCTTGCAACACCTCCATTCTTTATCCAACAACTGGGGGAAACATCCATACCTTCACAGCCATCACACCCTGTGCTGTGCTCGATGTTCTTGGACCCCCTTACTCAAAGGAAGACAATCGCGACATAACGTATTATCGCGATCATCCGTACACGAAATATTTAG ATGATGCCACTGACCAAAGTGGAGAGGAGAAACATGATCTGGGATGGCTGGAAGAGATTGACATTTCCAAGGATTTAGAGATGGATGGCGTAAAATATCTGGGCCCACCTGTCATTGATGGTTGA
- the LOC135587895 gene encoding protein VAPYRIN-like: MDRLINLEPSSQVVIRIEPTQKCCGELTLRNVMYTMPVAFRLDPVNRLRYAIRPRSGIIAPLATLLVEFTYLLPLDSPLPDSLPRCDDRFLLHSVVVPSASLKVPASISDSIPGEWFTNKKKQVFIDSGIRIFFVGSAVLTRLVEDGLMDSVREVLERSEPEWRAVDSVDSEGRTLLHLAITQCRPELVQLLLEFEPDVEAADRNGRTPLEAAAAAGEALIAEILIARRASVERSRGSDLGPLHLAAAAGHAEVVRLLLLNGAAVDAPAADGRTALRLAAEGRRHDCAKLLLKAGARVDARGGADGGMPLHAAAAGGDEAIVKLLLTRGVAGVKEVRNAAGLTAYDLAAEGGHVRMLDALRLGDALATAARKGEVQAAARLVDRGAAVNGRDQHGWTALMRAAFKGRVEAIRVLTDKGAEVEARDEDGYTALHCAAEAGYAEAVEALLRRGADIGARTAKGATAAEIAASHGYDGIVRILARGSTAPLVEKRRGGDVGAKKGKEREGRRKKSEIGGSDGGRVAVRNGGRFHRARAAVEVAWSH, translated from the coding sequence ATGGATAGGCTGATAAACCTGGAGCCGTCCAGCCAGGTCGTCATCCGCATCGAACCCACCCAGAAATGCTGCGGTGAGCTCACCCTGCGCAATGTCATGTACACCATGCCGGTCGCCTTCCGGCTCGACCCCGTCAACCGGCTTCGCTACGCGATCCGGCCCCGGTCGGGCATCATCGCCCCCTTGGCTACTCTCCTCGTGGAGTTCACCTACCTCCTCCCCCTCGACTCGCCCCTCCCCGACTCGCTCCCGCGCTGCGACGACCGGTTCCTCCTCCACAGCGTCGTCGTCCCCAGCGCTTCCCTCAAGGTCCCCGCCTCCATCTCCGACTCGATCCCCGGTGAGTGGTTCACCAACAAGAAGAAGCAAGTGTTCATAGATAGCGGCATCAGGATTTTCTTCGTTGGATCGGCCGTGCTGACTCGGCTTGTGGAGGACGGGTTGATGGACTCGGTCAGGGAGGTGCTGGAACGGAGCGAGCCGGAGTGGCGGGCCGTCGACTCGGTCGACTCGGAGGGTCGGACGCTGCTCCATTTGGCCATCACCCAGTGCCGGCCGGAATTGGTTCAGTTGCTCCTCGAGTTCGAACCCGACGTGGAGGCCGCGGACCGGAACGGCCGGACGCCGCTGGAGGCGGCTGCGGCCGCCGGGGAGGCCCTGATCGCAGAGATCCTCATCGCGCGGCGGGCGTCGGTGGAGCGGTCGCGGGGGTCGGACCTAGGCCCGCTGcacctcgccgccgccgccggccacGCCGAAGTCGTCCGTCTCCTCCTGCTCAATGGCGCGGCCGTGGACGCGCCGGCGGCGGACGGGCGGACGGCGCTTCGCCTAGCGGCGGAGGGGCGGCGGCATGACTGCGCGAAGCTGCTGCTGAAGGCGGGAGCGAGGGTGGACGCCCGTGGCGGTGCCGACGGTGGGATGCCGCTACACGCGGCTGCGGCCGGCGGGGACGAAGCCATAGTCAAACTGCTGCTGACCAGGGGTGTAGCGGGGGTTAAGGAGGTGCGGAACGCAGCGGGGCTGACGGCGTACGACCTCGCGGCGGAGGGAGGCCACGTGAGGATGCTGGACGCGTTGAGGCTGGGGGACGCGCTGGCGACGGCGGCGAGGAAGGGGGAGGTGCAAGCGGCGGCGCGCCTGGTGGATAGAGGCGCAGCGGTGAACGGGAGGGACCAGCACGGGTGGACGGCGCTGATGAGGGCGGCGTTCAAGGGGAGAGTGGAGGCGATACGGGTGCTGACGGACAAGGGGGCGGAGGTGGAGGCCAGAGACGAGGACGGCTACACGGCGCTTCACTGCGCAGCCGAGGCTGGGTACGCGGAGGCGGTGGAGGCGCTTCTGAGGCGGGGGGCCGACATCGGGGCACGCACTGCGAAGGGAGCGACGGCGGCAGAGATCGCCGCCTCCCACGGATACGACGGCATCGTGAGGATCCTGGCCCGCGGAAGCACCGCGCCGTTGGTGGAAAAGCGAAGGGGCGGAGACGTGGGAGCAAagaagggaaaagagagggagggGCGGAGGAAGAAGAGTGAGATCGGTGGCAGCGACGGCGGCAGAGTGGCGGTGAGGAACGGCGGTCGGTTCCACAGGGCCAGGGCGGCGGTGGAGGTGGCTTGGTCGCACTAG
- the LOC135587896 gene encoding uncharacterized protein LOC135587896 isoform X2, which produces MEEKCDSAGNAEVKNAKEEFHLKLKTKEKGTMTEKEENEEIKVEVNTKTVKKEKGKFKHEDDDDKCRSESEEKTQKEVNDRDVEAGEVNTKDKGKAKKKDKGSKDKEEKMKKGKSKDKKEEDGELVEKDKSTVKKKDEDCDQKNKDGEMKKVEKKEKEKAKKDEDSERGEKRKHKEKDGEPKKDKKKDEEVDEISESKKDKKKEKDEKKDKKKDEEVDEINELKKDEEKEKKDEKKKDEDKKSKEDKKKEKKKDKHDESKVDKSDAKEVSQKELKNGDKPCEHKDTEEKNKHGDSEGEEMECKQELKEKKKLKEKNSEEKEKTKKKTKDGEHELKVEKEDDTENKKSKKEKKGIVTVADQMTHEDLQNKLEKDLEHKTESAHAEAKCKVGGDSNEDEHKVREAEAMKEEADEDGKKKKDKKDKKKKEKSEGEATEKEDKGEKKEKLDGREKKNVGKLKQKLEKIEAKMEDLQAKKADILKLIQEAEGGGREVEIPKEE; this is translated from the coding sequence ATGGAGGAGAAATGTGACTCTGCCGGCAACGCTGAGGTAAAGAATGCAAAGGAGGAGTTTCATCTCAAgctcaaaacaaaagaaaagggtACAATGacagaaaaagaagagaatgaaGAGATCAAGGTCGAAGTAAACACAAAAACTGTGAAGAAAGAGAAGGGCAAGTTCAAGCATGAAGACGACGATGATAAATGCAGAAGTGAGAGTGAGGAGAAAACACAGAAAGAAGTGAATGATAGAGATGTAGAAGCTGGAGAAGTTAATACAAAGGATAAGGGGAAAGCCAAGAAGAAAGACAAGGGGTCAAAGGATAAAGAAGAGAAGATGAAAAAAGGTAAATCAAAGgacaagaaggaagaagatggagAGTTGGTAGAAAAGGATAAATCAACagtgaaaaagaaagatgagGATTGTGACCAAAAGAACAAGGATGGGGAGATGAAGAAAGTtgagaagaaggaaaaagagaaagcaAAAAAGGACGAAGATAGTGAGCGCGGGGAGAAGAGGAAACACAAAGAGAAGGATGGAGAAccgaagaaagataagaaaaaggatgaggAGGTGGATGAGATTAGCGAGTCAAAGAAagacaagaaaaaggagaaggatgagaagaaagataagaaaaaggatgaggAGGTGGATGAGATTAACGAGTTGAAGAAAGAtgaggaaaaggagaagaaggatgaGAAGAAAAAGGACGAAGATAAAAAATCAAAGGAAgacaagaaaaaggagaaaaagaaggaCAAACACGATGAGTCCAAAGTAGACAAAAGTGATGCCAAGGAAGtctcacaaaaagaactaaagaATGGTGACAAACCTTGTGAACACAAAGATACTGAGGAGAAGAATAAACATGGAGATTCGGAGGGTGAAGAGATGGAATGCAAGCAAGAGCTCAAGGAAAAAAAGAAACTGAAAGAGAAAAATAgtgaagaaaaggaaaagacgAAAAAGAAAACCAAGGATGGTGAACATGAATTGAAGGTAGAAAAAGAGGACGATACAGAAaacaagaaaagcaagaaggaaAAGAAGGGAATAGTGACGGTAGCAGACCAAATGACACATGAAGATCTTCAAAACAAGCTTGAGAAAGATTTGGAGCACAAAACGGAGTCGGCACATGCTGAAGCCAAATGCAAGGTTGGGGGTGATTCAAATGAAGATGAACACAAGGTCAGAGAGGCAGAAGCTATGAAAGAGGAAGCAGATGAAGATGGTAAGAAGAAAAAGGATAAAAAagacaagaaaaagaaggaaaaaagcgaAGGTGAAGCAACTGAGAAGGAGGACAAgggagagaagaaggagaagcttgATGGAAGGGAGAAGAAGAATGTTGGGAAGCTCAAACAGAAGTTAGAAAAGATTGAAGCCAAGATGGAAGATCTACAAGCCAAAAAGGCCGACATCTTGAAACTGATACAAGAAGCAGAAGGGGGAGGTCGAGAGGTGGAAATACCCAAGGAAGAGTAA
- the LOC135587896 gene encoding uncharacterized protein LOC135587896 isoform X1 encodes MSNFYCIWIIVVLFQAEKRHFSCRDPSITNPQMEEKCDSAGNAEVKNAKEEFHLKLKTKEKGTMTEKEENEEIKVEVNTKTVKKEKGKFKHEDDDDKCRSESEEKTQKEVNDRDVEAGEVNTKDKGKAKKKDKGSKDKEEKMKKGKSKDKKEEDGELVEKDKSTVKKKDEDCDQKNKDGEMKKVEKKEKEKAKKDEDSERGEKRKHKEKDGEPKKDKKKDEEVDEISESKKDKKKEKDEKKDKKKDEEVDEINELKKDEEKEKKDEKKKDEDKKSKEDKKKEKKKDKHDESKVDKSDAKEVSQKELKNGDKPCEHKDTEEKNKHGDSEGEEMECKQELKEKKKLKEKNSEEKEKTKKKTKDGEHELKVEKEDDTENKKSKKEKKGIVTVADQMTHEDLQNKLEKDLEHKTESAHAEAKCKVGGDSNEDEHKVREAEAMKEEADEDGKKKKDKKDKKKKEKSEGEATEKEDKGEKKEKLDGREKKNVGKLKQKLEKIEAKMEDLQAKKADILKLIQEAEGGGREVEIPKEE; translated from the exons ATGAGCAATTTTTACTGCATATGGATCATAGTT GTCTTATTTCAAGCAGAAAAAAGGCATTTTAGCTGCAGAGACCCATCAATCACCAATCCACAAATGGAGGAGAAATGTGACTCTGCCGGCAACGCTGAGGTAAAGAATGCAAAGGAGGAGTTTCATCTCAAgctcaaaacaaaagaaaagggtACAATGacagaaaaagaagagaatgaaGAGATCAAGGTCGAAGTAAACACAAAAACTGTGAAGAAAGAGAAGGGCAAGTTCAAGCATGAAGACGACGATGATAAATGCAGAAGTGAGAGTGAGGAGAAAACACAGAAAGAAGTGAATGATAGAGATGTAGAAGCTGGAGAAGTTAATACAAAGGATAAGGGGAAAGCCAAGAAGAAAGACAAGGGGTCAAAGGATAAAGAAGAGAAGATGAAAAAAGGTAAATCAAAGgacaagaaggaagaagatggagAGTTGGTAGAAAAGGATAAATCAACagtgaaaaagaaagatgagGATTGTGACCAAAAGAACAAGGATGGGGAGATGAAGAAAGTtgagaagaaggaaaaagagaaagcaAAAAAGGACGAAGATAGTGAGCGCGGGGAGAAGAGGAAACACAAAGAGAAGGATGGAGAAccgaagaaagataagaaaaaggatgaggAGGTGGATGAGATTAGCGAGTCAAAGAAagacaagaaaaaggagaaggatgagaagaaagataagaaaaaggatgaggAGGTGGATGAGATTAACGAGTTGAAGAAAGAtgaggaaaaggagaagaaggatgaGAAGAAAAAGGACGAAGATAAAAAATCAAAGGAAgacaagaaaaaggagaaaaagaaggaCAAACACGATGAGTCCAAAGTAGACAAAAGTGATGCCAAGGAAGtctcacaaaaagaactaaagaATGGTGACAAACCTTGTGAACACAAAGATACTGAGGAGAAGAATAAACATGGAGATTCGGAGGGTGAAGAGATGGAATGCAAGCAAGAGCTCAAGGAAAAAAAGAAACTGAAAGAGAAAAATAgtgaagaaaaggaaaagacgAAAAAGAAAACCAAGGATGGTGAACATGAATTGAAGGTAGAAAAAGAGGACGATACAGAAaacaagaaaagcaagaaggaaAAGAAGGGAATAGTGACGGTAGCAGACCAAATGACACATGAAGATCTTCAAAACAAGCTTGAGAAAGATTTGGAGCACAAAACGGAGTCGGCACATGCTGAAGCCAAATGCAAGGTTGGGGGTGATTCAAATGAAGATGAACACAAGGTCAGAGAGGCAGAAGCTATGAAAGAGGAAGCAGATGAAGATGGTAAGAAGAAAAAGGATAAAAAagacaagaaaaagaaggaaaaaagcgaAGGTGAAGCAACTGAGAAGGAGGACAAgggagagaagaaggagaagcttgATGGAAGGGAGAAGAAGAATGTTGGGAAGCTCAAACAGAAGTTAGAAAAGATTGAAGCCAAGATGGAAGATCTACAAGCCAAAAAGGCCGACATCTTGAAACTGATACAAGAAGCAGAAGGGGGAGGTCGAGAGGTGGAAATACCCAAGGAAGAGTAA